Proteins encoded within one genomic window of Haloplanus vescus:
- a CDS encoding GAF domain-containing protein, producing the protein MILCVDPDERARTATVDAFDEAGFETRAASSSATARRVLDETDTVDALVTEYELPDGTGLELVRDARELSPDTACVLFTAVGLDDIDTSEFGGVVAEFVSKDDPDARAEVVARVEQSVALQTQTAYPLPEDEGARVAALERYAANPAELGDSIDRLAELATALFDVDSSAIGLIDAHEQRFLACHGISFDPVDREDTVCTYAILDDDVTVFEDTQDDPRFSGNEGLAAANIRFYASASLTTPDGHHIGTFCVYDDTPRTFSERDRHHLQLLADEAMEQLELRRQLKGGERDV; encoded by the coding sequence ATGATTCTGTGTGTAGACCCGGACGAACGGGCGCGGACGGCGACCGTCGACGCGTTCGACGAGGCGGGTTTCGAGACGCGTGCAGCGTCGTCGTCAGCGACTGCCCGGCGGGTTCTCGACGAGACGGACACCGTCGATGCCCTCGTCACCGAGTACGAGCTGCCCGACGGGACCGGTCTCGAACTGGTGCGTGACGCTCGTGAACTGTCGCCGGACACCGCGTGCGTGCTGTTCACGGCGGTCGGCCTCGACGACATCGACACGAGCGAGTTCGGCGGTGTCGTGGCCGAATTCGTCTCGAAAGACGACCCCGACGCACGGGCGGAGGTCGTCGCCCGCGTCGAGCAGAGCGTCGCGCTCCAGACGCAGACGGCGTATCCGCTCCCGGAGGACGAGGGCGCACGCGTGGCCGCGCTCGAACGCTACGCCGCGAACCCCGCGGAACTCGGCGACTCTATCGACCGACTGGCGGAGCTGGCGACCGCGCTGTTCGACGTCGACTCGTCCGCTATCGGCCTCATCGACGCCCACGAGCAGCGCTTCCTCGCGTGTCACGGCATCTCCTTCGACCCAGTCGACCGCGAGGACACGGTGTGTACCTACGCGATTCTCGACGACGACGTGACCGTGTTCGAGGACACGCAGGACGACCCCCGCTTCAGCGGGAACGAGGGCCTCGCGGCCGCGAACATCCGCTTCTACGCGAGTGCGTCGCTCACCACGCCCGACGGCCACCACATCGGGACGTTCTGCGTGTACGACGACACGCCCCGGACGTTCTCCGAGCGTGACCGTCACCACCTCCAGTTGCTCGCCGACGAGGCGATGGAACAGTTGGAGTTGCGCCGACAGCTCAAAGGGGGTGAGCGCGATGTCTGA
- a CDS encoding DUF7504 family protein produces the protein MSEGYSFASLPLADIRPGTTVLVAGPIHGGARELGLRMLAGESDEGAIIVSTNERSSRIVEECKRVGLDVRADSTAILDCVGDEDQSVPARVLPLSGPSDLTGIGMRFSDVYRDFQRAGIDRVRTGLYTTSTLLTFNDLQTVSRFVHTLVGRIDSVDGLGILLIDPSNHDERAVGTLAQFCNGRIDVRDADDGPELRARGLADQPRDWTPFDPTE, from the coding sequence ATGTCTGAGGGCTACAGTTTCGCGTCGCTCCCACTCGCGGACATCCGCCCGGGGACGACGGTGCTCGTGGCCGGGCCGATTCACGGCGGCGCGCGCGAACTCGGTCTGCGGATGCTCGCCGGCGAATCGGACGAAGGCGCTATCATCGTCTCGACGAACGAGCGGTCGAGCCGCATCGTCGAGGAGTGCAAACGCGTCGGCCTCGACGTGCGGGCCGACAGCACGGCCATCCTCGACTGCGTGGGCGACGAGGACCAGAGCGTGCCCGCTCGCGTCCTGCCGCTCTCCGGACCCTCGGATCTCACGGGCATCGGGATGCGCTTCTCGGACGTGTATCGGGACTTCCAGCGCGCCGGCATCGACCGCGTGCGGACCGGCCTCTACACCACGTCGACGCTGCTCACGTTCAACGACCTGCAGACCGTCTCGCGGTTCGTCCACACGCTCGTCGGCCGCATCGACAGCGTGGACGGCCTCGGCATCCTGCTCATCGACCCCTCGAATCACGACGAGCGAGCGGTCGGCACGCTGGCGCAGTTCTGTAACGGCCGGATCGACGTGCGCGACGCAGACGACGGCCCCGAATTGCGCGCCCGTGGACTGGCAGACCAGCCTCGCGACTGGACGCCGTTCGACCCGACCGAGTGA
- the trmY gene encoding tRNA (pseudouridine(54)-N(1))-methyltransferase TrmY, producing MRQFVVIGHDAPTTPDFALDDLAGAAGRLDVLCRCVNSAFFLSHALREDVRVHLVLGDEFTVTFDGADLRRLNPDERSTAALIRNALDRREDAIGHQPVESSPGVAIRRRGFAATLDALDGSLVHLHEDGTPVVDAEPPTDPVFVLSDHHDFTDAEASLLSDRADLRVRLGPTALHADHAITVAHNYLDTDGFESY from the coding sequence ATGCGCCAGTTCGTCGTCATCGGTCACGACGCCCCCACGACCCCCGACTTCGCGCTCGACGACCTCGCGGGCGCCGCCGGACGCCTCGACGTGCTCTGTCGGTGTGTCAACTCCGCTTTCTTCCTCTCGCACGCGCTCCGGGAGGACGTTCGCGTCCACCTCGTCCTCGGCGACGAGTTCACCGTCACCTTCGACGGCGCCGACCTCCGCCGACTCAACCCCGACGAGCGGAGCACGGCCGCCCTGATTCGCAACGCCCTCGACCGTCGCGAGGACGCCATCGGCCACCAGCCGGTCGAATCGAGTCCCGGCGTCGCCATCCGCCGCCGCGGGTTCGCGGCGACCCTCGACGCCCTCGATGGCTCGCTCGTCCACCTCCACGAGGACGGCACCCCCGTCGTCGACGCCGAACCGCCCACCGACCCCGTGTTCGTCCTCTCGGACCACCACGACTTCACCGACGCTGAGGCGTCGCTCCTCTCTGACCGGGCGGACCTGCGGGTTCGACTCGGGCCGACGGCGCTCCACGCCGACCACGCCATCACCGTCGCGCACAACTACCTGGACACCGACGGCTTCGAGTCGTATTGA
- a CDS encoding ABC transporter permease, with the protein MSLVGLKTLTRREILRFVRRPYNTFLPPIITNALYFSVFGVILGSRIGAIAGVSYIQFVLPGLVVLGAISDAFENASFSIFHGRWNDYIDAVIVTPLSNLSMVSAYVIASATRGVLTAVLIVAVGLVFTAVPISHPLYLVSFLLVITTLFGGLGIIGGLWADDFDYLTVMNQFILRPLVFFGAVFYSLDVLPPLWRQISLLNPMVYMVNGVRYGMIGVTEIDPNVSLVVLSATTVVVLLVDYLLFKRGYGLTE; encoded by the coding sequence GTGAGCCTCGTCGGCCTGAAGACGCTGACCCGCCGGGAGATTCTCCGCTTCGTCAGGCGTCCCTACAACACGTTCCTCCCCCCCATCATCACGAACGCGCTCTACTTCTCCGTGTTCGGCGTCATCCTCGGCAGTCGCATCGGCGCCATCGCGGGCGTGAGCTACATCCAGTTCGTGTTGCCGGGCCTGGTCGTCTTGGGCGCCATCTCCGACGCCTTCGAGAACGCCTCGTTCTCGATTTTCCACGGCCGGTGGAACGATTACATCGACGCCGTCATCGTGACTCCGCTGTCGAATCTCAGCATGGTCTCGGCGTACGTCATCGCGAGCGCCACCCGTGGCGTCCTCACCGCCGTCCTCATCGTCGCTGTCGGACTCGTGTTTACCGCTGTGCCCATCTCTCATCCCCTCTATCTGGTCAGCTTCCTACTGGTCATCACGACGCTGTTCGGCGGCCTCGGCATCATCGGTGGCCTCTGGGCCGACGACTTCGACTACCTGACGGTCATGAACCAGTTCATCCTCCGCCCGCTGGTGTTCTTCGGCGCCGTCTTCTACTCGCTCGACGTGTTGCCGCCGCTCTGGCGCCAGATTTCCCTGCTGAACCCGATGGTCTACATGGTCAACGGCGTCCGCTACGGCATGATCGGCGTCACCGAAATCGACCCGAACGTCTCCCTCGTCGTCCTCTCGGCGACGACGGTGGTCGTCCTCCTCGTCGACTACCTGCTCTTCAAGCGTGGCTACGGCCTGACCGAATAG
- a CDS encoding ABC transporter ATP-binding protein: MVAAIEIDDLRKEYGDVTALDGVSLTVPEGSFFGLLGPNGAGKTTFINILVGLVRKSGGEARVFGHDIEADYREARNHIGVAPQEFNVDRFFPIREVLEHKAGYHGIPASEARERADEVLKQVGIYEKRDTRFDWLSGGMKRRFLIARALVTQPDLLILDEPTAGVDVQLRHDLWDLITDLNEGGTTILLTTHYIEEAERLCDEVAILDSGRVVTVSTPDELMDSGTDRITVTFRDPIQSVPDITVGDGHIEAVDVEDGRLVVAASRGGVVAPDLVRELDDAGYEIVDLDVSRTSLEEVFVEMTRQDTAVPEGQA; this comes from the coding sequence ATGGTGGCTGCGATAGAGATCGACGATCTCAGGAAGGAATACGGCGACGTGACGGCACTCGACGGCGTTTCGCTGACGGTGCCCGAGGGGAGTTTCTTCGGCCTCCTCGGTCCGAACGGCGCGGGCAAGACGACGTTCATCAACATCCTCGTCGGCCTCGTTCGCAAGAGCGGCGGCGAGGCGCGCGTGTTCGGACACGACATCGAGGCGGACTACCGCGAGGCCCGGAACCACATCGGCGTCGCGCCCCAAGAGTTCAACGTCGACCGCTTCTTCCCGATTCGAGAGGTACTAGAGCACAAGGCTGGATACCACGGTATCCCCGCGAGCGAGGCGCGGGAGCGCGCCGACGAGGTGCTGAAACAGGTCGGCATCTACGAGAAACGCGACACCCGCTTCGACTGGCTCTCGGGCGGCATGAAGCGCCGCTTCCTCATCGCCCGTGCGCTCGTCACCCAGCCGGACCTCCTCATCCTCGACGAACCGACCGCCGGCGTCGACGTCCAGCTCCGACACGACCTCTGGGACCTCATCACCGACCTCAACGAGGGAGGGACGACCATCCTTCTCACCACCCACTACATCGAGGAAGCCGAACGCCTCTGTGACGAGGTGGCCATCCTCGACAGCGGACGGGTCGTGACCGTGAGCACCCCCGACGAACTCATGGACAGCGGCACCGACCGCATCACCGTCACCTTCCGCGACCCGATTCAGTCCGTCCCCGACATCACCGTCGGCGACGGCCACATCGAGGCCGTCGACGTCGAAGACGGTCGCCTCGTCGTCGCCGCGTCCCGCGGCGGCGTGGTCGCCCCCGACCTGGTCCGCGAACTCGACGACGCCGGCTACGAAATCGTCGACCTTGACGTGTCCCGCACCTCGCTCGAAGAGGTGTTCGTCGAGATGACGCGACAGGACACCGCCGTTCCGGAGGGGCAAGCGTGA
- the aceA gene encoding isocitrate lyase, with product MTPEDLDTDTVTRDIDNPAAVQFREQLADQQFVFAPGLYHALDARLAEMTGHDAVYMSGYSTVLGQFGFPDLEMVTMTEMVENAKRIAEATTLPVIADCDTGYGGIHNVRRAVREYEKAGVAAIHIEDQTTPKRCGHIAGKQIVSREEAEARFRAAVDAKQCEDTVIIARTDAYGSANGDWEEHLERGRIYADAGVDLVWPEMPDPSREDAVEYAETIHETHPDLDLAFNYSSSFAWSEEDDPLTFSELGDLGYKYIFITLFGLHSGAHAVYEDFKALAETDERAQFDLEERYLGHPTESHHELSFVSKYQDIEAEFDPEARRRMESSAGFSEEERDPISTEEETPPANDD from the coding sequence ATGACGCCGGAGGACCTCGACACCGACACCGTCACGCGCGACATCGACAACCCGGCGGCGGTCCAGTTCCGGGAGCAACTGGCAGACCAACAGTTCGTCTTCGCGCCCGGCCTCTATCACGCCCTCGACGCGCGCCTAGCGGAGATGACCGGCCACGACGCCGTCTACATGAGCGGTTACTCGACGGTTCTCGGCCAGTTCGGCTTCCCCGACCTGGAGATGGTGACGATGACCGAGATGGTCGAGAACGCAAAGCGCATCGCGGAGGCGACGACCCTGCCCGTCATCGCCGACTGTGACACCGGCTACGGCGGGATTCACAACGTCCGCCGCGCGGTCCGCGAGTACGAGAAGGCGGGCGTCGCGGCGATTCACATCGAGGACCAGACGACGCCCAAGCGCTGTGGTCACATCGCGGGCAAGCAAATCGTCTCCCGCGAGGAGGCGGAGGCCCGCTTCCGCGCCGCCGTCGACGCCAAGCAGTGCGAGGACACCGTCATCATCGCCCGCACGGACGCCTACGGCTCCGCCAACGGCGACTGGGAGGAACACCTCGAACGCGGGCGCATCTACGCCGACGCGGGCGTCGACCTCGTCTGGCCGGAGATGCCCGACCCCTCCCGCGAGGACGCAGTCGAGTACGCCGAGACCATCCACGAGACCCACCCGGACCTCGATCTGGCGTTCAACTACTCGTCGTCGTTCGCGTGGTCCGAGGAAGACGACCCGCTGACGTTCTCGGAACTCGGCGACCTCGGCTACAAGTACATCTTCATCACCCTGTTCGGGCTCCACTCGGGCGCCCACGCCGTCTACGAGGACTTCAAGGCCCTCGCGGAGACGGACGAACGAGCGCAGTTCGACCTCGAAGAGCGGTATCTCGGCCACCCGACGGAGAGCCACCACGAACTCTCCTTCGTCAGCAAGTACCAAGACATCGAAGCGGAGTTCGACCCCGAGGCGCGACGACGGATGGAGTCCTCGGCGGGGTTCAGCGAGGAGGAACGCGACCCCATCTCCACGGAGGAGGAGACGCCGCCGGCGAACGACGACTGA
- a CDS encoding ubiquitin-like small modifier protein 1 has translation MHLNLRFFATFREAVGQKTLEHEFEDGATVGNVLSTLESEYEGLEGQILTEDGDLQPNLNILKNGREVLHMEGTETLMEDDDTLSIFPPVAGGA, from the coding sequence ATGCATCTGAACTTGCGATTTTTCGCGACGTTCCGCGAAGCCGTCGGCCAGAAGACGCTCGAACACGAGTTCGAGGATGGCGCGACGGTCGGAAACGTCCTTTCGACGCTCGAATCCGAGTATGAGGGACTCGAGGGCCAAATCCTGACCGAGGACGGCGACCTGCAGCCGAACCTCAACATCCTGAAAAACGGTCGCGAGGTCCTGCACATGGAGGGCACCGAGACGCTGATGGAAGACGACGACACGCTGTCGATATTCCCGCCGGTGGCAGGAGGAGCATGA
- a CDS encoding aldehyde ferredoxin oxidoreductase family protein codes for MSTPVRRDVIRVDLSAGRVSRERIPADWRRDFLGGKGLGARYLYDELDAGADPLGPDNRLALLLGPLSGYLPGESRFAAVTKSPLTGAFLDSYSGGSFADALAGALPDAMGLVIQGTADDPVVLTVRDGEASLSPAGDLWGADTAAVDDALDGAVACVGPAGEREVAYATIASDGGDHHAGRGGAGAVMGAKRLKAVAVHGTPPEPTGELADLQARYTDAYRDDDTGRWQAAGETVESVDFANEVGVLSTRGWQGGTFDDAADIGVEAVREASTGRENESDAVPGGFRVDTDEGEAVPRGGTLMSLGAGLGIDDFDDVARLGATCDRLGMDVISAGNAVAWAMRATDADALDTDLDFGDADAAERLLAEIAARSTALGDTLADGVEAARDRSGANAVPTVKSMELPAYDPRGAAGMALAYATSDRGGCHRRARPVEREAFARDEWSTADRVATVVGAQNVRSTLWSLVVDDFAGETMWQDLGAEWLQAVDIDHDRDSLATLGERVWTLVRLFNAREGFDRDDDSLPEVFEEPMPDGPAAGRTVDREAFEAMLDAYYDARGWSPDGLPTAVTVERLGLHSVIDDETPLGAAPAVTDESGARERDRRHDHGR; via the coding sequence ATGTCAACGCCCGTCCGGCGCGACGTGATTCGGGTCGACCTCTCGGCCGGTCGCGTCTCGCGAGAACGAATCCCCGCCGACTGGCGCCGCGACTTCCTCGGGGGCAAGGGACTCGGCGCCCGCTATCTCTACGACGAACTCGACGCCGGGGCCGACCCGCTCGGCCCGGACAACCGCCTTGCGCTCCTCCTCGGTCCGCTCTCGGGCTATCTCCCCGGCGAGTCGCGCTTCGCCGCCGTCACCAAATCGCCGCTGACCGGCGCCTTCCTCGACTCCTACAGCGGCGGCTCGTTCGCCGACGCCCTCGCTGGCGCCCTCCCCGACGCGATGGGGTTGGTGATTCAGGGCACCGCCGACGACCCGGTCGTACTCACCGTCCGCGACGGCGAGGCGTCGCTCTCGCCCGCCGGCGACCTCTGGGGCGCCGACACCGCCGCCGTCGACGACGCCCTCGACGGCGCCGTCGCCTGCGTCGGCCCTGCGGGCGAACGCGAGGTTGCGTACGCCACCATCGCCTCCGACGGCGGCGACCACCACGCGGGCCGCGGCGGCGCCGGCGCCGTCATGGGTGCCAAGCGACTGAAGGCCGTCGCCGTCCACGGCACGCCACCGGAACCGACGGGCGAACTCGCGGACCTCCAAGCCCGGTACACCGACGCCTACCGCGACGACGACACCGGTCGCTGGCAGGCCGCTGGCGAGACTGTCGAGAGCGTCGACTTCGCCAACGAGGTGGGCGTCCTCTCGACGCGTGGCTGGCAGGGCGGCACCTTCGACGACGCCGCCGACATCGGCGTCGAGGCCGTCCGCGAGGCGTCGACCGGGCGTGAGAACGAGAGCGACGCCGTCCCCGGTGGCTTCCGCGTCGACACGGACGAGGGCGAGGCGGTCCCCCGCGGCGGCACGCTCATGTCGCTCGGCGCCGGCCTCGGCATCGACGACTTCGACGACGTGGCCCGTCTCGGCGCGACCTGTGACCGATTGGGGATGGACGTCATCAGCGCGGGCAACGCCGTCGCGTGGGCCATGCGCGCCACGGACGCCGACGCCCTCGACACCGACCTCGACTTCGGCGACGCCGACGCTGCGGAGCGACTGCTCGCCGAGATTGCGGCGCGGTCGACGGCCCTCGGCGACACCCTCGCCGACGGCGTGGAGGCCGCCCGCGACCGGTCCGGCGCGAACGCGGTGCCGACGGTGAAGTCGATGGAGCTGCCGGCGTACGACCCGCGGGGCGCGGCGGGGATGGCACTCGCCTACGCCACGAGCGACCGCGGCGGCTGTCACCGCCGCGCCCGCCCCGTCGAGCGCGAAGCGTTCGCCCGCGACGAGTGGTCGACCGCCGACCGCGTCGCCACCGTCGTCGGCGCCCAGAACGTCCGCTCGACGCTCTGGAGCCTCGTCGTCGACGACTTCGCCGGGGAGACGATGTGGCAGGACCTCGGCGCCGAGTGGCTCCAGGCCGTCGACATCGACCACGACCGAGACTCGCTGGCGACGCTCGGCGAGCGCGTCTGGACGCTCGTGCGCCTGTTCAACGCCCGCGAGGGGTTCGACCGCGACGACGACTCCCTGCCCGAGGTGTTCGAGGAGCCGATGCCCGACGGCCCGGCGGCGGGCCGGACCGTCGACCGCGAGGCCTTCGAGGCGATGCTCGACGCCTACTACGACGCCCGCGGGTGGTCGCCCGACGGCCTCCCCACCGCCGTGACCGTCGAGCGATTGGGCCTCCACAGCGTCATCGACGACGAGACACCGCTCGGTGCGGCCCCCGCCGTCACCGACGAGTCGGGTGCCAGGGAGCGTGACCGCCGCCACGACCACGGACGCTGA
- the arcS gene encoding archaeosine synthase subunit alpha encodes MTEYFEIHARDGAARLGELRLRESVTTPALADDSVVDGGSLWAADRDVPEGSDDELTVLPHRSFPAGTDPTVQDSFDADIPDVDYPSAAVVTGDTAGEFGCDAYVLSTASGVVGHGESFRDEIIAVREAIPADTALYLSGVATPANVASLVAAGVDLVDTKLARVKGRQGRYLTTEGEYHLDELAELPGAFPSDPPRDEFTREDCVEHNVAALESALATARTRIRRGRLRDYLEGQARHENWLTATFREFDQEYRYLERRTPVIRDAEISAASEDTLNRVEIQRFADRVTTRYRNRFANPLVLVPCSARKPYSDSQSHAQFHRAINYRGHLASMTSPIGVVPQELECTYPAQHYDAVVTGDWTEGEKTFVAEVLRRYLERNDYPRVIAHVPGEGYRDICERVAAEVDVPFEYTVEDHPTTSESLSNLSAALAGELKFSKRERQHNTVRAIADYQFGAGAGDDLFPDLQTTSRHPKLQVRDGDGTQLAAQVPQYGVLSFTLEGARHWAASDAPTKRVEIDSFVPHGSVLAPGVVDASDDIRVGDEVVVEGPVAFGVGRAEMNGPEMSESSRGVAVQVRHVEDNA; translated from the coding sequence ATGACCGAGTACTTCGAGATTCACGCGCGCGACGGGGCCGCCCGCCTTGGCGAACTCCGCCTGCGCGAGTCCGTGACGACGCCCGCCCTCGCCGACGACAGTGTCGTCGACGGCGGGAGCCTGTGGGCCGCCGACCGCGACGTGCCCGAGGGAAGCGACGACGAGTTGACGGTCCTCCCCCACCGCTCGTTCCCGGCGGGGACGGACCCGACCGTACAGGACTCCTTCGACGCCGACATTCCGGACGTAGACTACCCGTCCGCCGCCGTCGTCACCGGCGACACCGCAGGCGAGTTCGGCTGTGACGCGTACGTCCTCTCGACGGCGTCGGGCGTCGTCGGCCACGGCGAATCGTTCCGGGACGAGATCATCGCCGTCCGCGAGGCGATTCCCGCCGACACCGCACTCTATCTCTCCGGCGTCGCGACGCCCGCGAACGTCGCCTCCCTCGTCGCCGCGGGCGTCGACCTCGTCGACACCAAACTCGCCCGCGTGAAGGGCCGACAGGGCCGCTATCTCACCACCGAGGGCGAATACCACCTCGACGAACTCGCCGAACTCCCCGGCGCCTTCCCCTCCGACCCGCCGCGCGACGAGTTCACCCGCGAGGACTGCGTCGAACACAACGTCGCGGCGCTGGAGTCGGCGCTCGCGACGGCCCGCACCCGGATTCGACGGGGGCGACTCCGCGACTATCTGGAGGGCCAAGCCCGCCACGAGAACTGGCTGACCGCCACCTTCCGCGAGTTCGACCAGGAGTACCGCTACCTCGAACGGCGGACGCCCGTGATTCGCGACGCCGAGATTAGCGCGGCGAGCGAGGACACCCTCAACCGCGTCGAGATTCAGCGCTTCGCCGACCGGGTGACGACCCGCTACCGGAACCGGTTCGCCAACCCCCTCGTTCTCGTCCCGTGTTCGGCGCGCAAGCCCTACAGCGACTCCCAGAGCCACGCCCAGTTCCACCGCGCCATCAACTACCGCGGCCACCTCGCGTCGATGACCTCACCCATCGGCGTCGTCCCCCAAGAGCTGGAGTGTACGTACCCGGCCCAGCACTACGACGCCGTCGTCACCGGCGACTGGACGGAGGGCGAGAAGACGTTCGTCGCCGAGGTGCTCCGGCGCTATCTCGAACGCAACGACTACCCGCGGGTCATCGCCCACGTCCCCGGCGAGGGCTACCGTGACATCTGCGAACGCGTGGCCGCCGAGGTGGACGTGCCCTTTGAGTACACCGTCGAGGACCACCCGACCACCTCGGAGTCGCTGTCGAACCTTTCGGCCGCCCTCGCTGGCGAACTCAAGTTCTCGAAGCGAGAGCGCCAGCACAACACGGTTCGCGCCATCGCTGACTACCAGTTCGGCGCCGGCGCGGGCGACGACCTGTTCCCGGACCTGCAGACGACGAGTCGCCACCCCAAACTGCAGGTCCGCGACGGCGACGGCACCCAACTCGCGGCGCAGGTCCCGCAGTACGGCGTGCTCTCCTTTACGCTCGAAGGCGCTCGCCACTGGGCGGCAAGCGACGCGCCGACCAAGCGCGTCGAAATCGACTCCTTCGTCCCCCACGGGAGCGTGTTGGCGCCGGGCGTCGTCGACGCGAGCGACGACATCCGCGTCGGCGATGAAGTCGTCGTCGAGGGACCGGTCGCGTTCGGTGTCGGCCGGGCCGAGATGAACGGCCCGGAGATGAGCGAAAGTTCCCGCGGCGTCGCCGTACAGGTGCGACACGTGGAGGACAACGCTTAA
- a CDS encoding DUF7837 family putative zinc-binding protein: MPSQSPTLGDCPNCHTDISRHSLLIEYDTTDGPAAYAECPDCRDVVHPT, from the coding sequence ATGCCGTCTCAATCACCGACACTCGGCGACTGCCCGAACTGCCATACGGACATCTCTCGGCATTCGCTCCTCATCGAGTACGACACCACCGACGGCCCGGCGGCGTACGCGGAGTGTCCCGACTGTCGGGACGTGGTTCATCCAACCTGA
- a CDS encoding pyridoxamine 5'-phosphate oxidase family protein produces MPEYTGEWDRAGVAAYLADARVPIRLACRTPAGGLWMLSLWYRFDADAERLVCATSANANVVEYLRADDGVAFEVSDNDPPYRGVRGNGRATIGPDEEKAVLRSLLERYLGGTDSSLADRLLAPDREEVVVELDPKRVYSWDFSERMRGVNE; encoded by the coding sequence ATGCCCGAGTACACCGGCGAGTGGGACCGCGCGGGCGTGGCGGCGTACTTGGCTGACGCGCGGGTCCCCATCAGACTCGCCTGTCGGACGCCCGCAGGCGGCCTCTGGATGCTCTCGCTCTGGTATCGCTTCGACGCCGACGCCGAGCGACTGGTCTGTGCCACCTCGGCAAACGCGAACGTGGTCGAGTATCTCCGCGCCGACGACGGCGTCGCGTTCGAGGTGTCGGACAACGACCCGCCGTACCGCGGCGTCCGGGGGAACGGCCGCGCGACCATCGGGCCCGACGAGGAGAAGGCGGTGCTCCGGAGCCTGCTGGAGCGATATCTCGGCGGGACGGACTCGTCGCTGGCCGACCGCCTCCTCGCGCCCGACCGCGAGGAAGTCGTCGTCGAACTCGACCCGAAGCGGGTGTACTCGTGGGACTTCAGCGAGCGAATGCGTGGCGTGAACGAGTGA
- a CDS encoding cold-shock protein, whose protein sequence is MANGKVDFFNDTGGYGFIETDDADDDVFFHMEDVGGPDLEEGQDVDFDIEDSPKGPRATNLVRN, encoded by the coding sequence ATGGCAAACGGTAAGGTTGATTTCTTCAACGACACAGGCGGCTACGGATTTATCGAGACTGACGACGCAGACGACGACGTGTTCTTCCACATGGAGGACGTTGGCGGTCCGGACCTCGAAGAGGGCCAGGACGTCGATTTCGATATTGAGGACTCCCCCAAGGGTCCCCGCGCGACGAACCTCGTGCGAAACTAA